A genomic segment from Gadus morhua chromosome 4, gadMor3.0, whole genome shotgun sequence encodes:
- the LOC115542811 gene encoding zinc finger MYM-type protein 1-like, with the protein MTSWKELETRLEKGQTIDKMEMALLQAERRRWRDVLTRLVAIIQSLAERNIPMRGSSDRLYQPNNGNFLKEVELMARFDPVLKQHVADVERGARHATYLSKDIQNELIDCIGEKIVHYMLREIKLAKYYSIILDCTPDLSHVEQLSVIVRIVAADDTDTPKIKEHFMGFLEVESSTGESLSNLILKRLEEFNLPFEDCRGQSYDNGANMKGKVKGVQARLLKKNPRALFVPCGAHTLNLVVADAAKSSTDALSYFGYLQRIFTLFSASTQRWAILKHHVQTTVKSWSDTRWESRISSVQAVRFQTAEVRDALLEVREKATDSMVITEAQSLAEEVGSYRFTICSIVWYDMLAKIHHVSKALQSVSMQLDVALNLLRKTVDSLVSYRSTGFASAQVSARDLCEEINVDTVLKQKRLRKTKRQFSYESPDEPEGDALKKLEISFFNVIVDASVTSLQERFKLLGDVQDKFGVLINFPNLTEEELAQECETLSNTLSQGDHKDFDGRELALELNNFQALPKAGMTTMEILNHLKEKKLEEVFPNMWVALRIAVTLPVTVASAERSFSKLKLLKTYLRSTMSQERLNGLALMSVNQEVSSQISFDDTINTFAIRKSRIVKF; encoded by the coding sequence CAATTGACAAAATGGAAATGGCACTCCTTCAAGCtgaaaggaggaggtggcgtGATGTGCTGACCAGGTTGGTCGCCATAATACAGTCTTTGGCCGAGCGAAATATTCCCATGCGGGGGAGCTCAGACAGACTATACCAGCCAAATAATGGGAACTTCCTTAAGGAAGTTGAGCTCATGGCCAGGTTTGACCCAGTTCTCAAACAACATGTTGCTGATGTGGAGAGAGGAGCCAGGCATGCAACATACTTGTCAAAGGATATTCAAAATGAACTAATTGATTGCATTGGTGAAAAAATTGTTCACTATATGTTAAGGGAGATAAAGCTGGCCAAATACTATTCCATTATTTTGGATTGCACCCCAGACCTCAGCCACGTAGAGCAGTTGTCGGTTATAGTTAGAATTGTTGCAGCAGACGACACCGACaccccaaaaataaaagaacatttCATGGGGTTCCTTGAAGTTGAATCATCCACGGGAGAAAGCCTCTCCAACCTCATTCTGAAGAGACTAGAAGAGTTCAACCTTCCCTTCGAAGACTGCCGGGGACAGTCTTACGACAACGGCGCAAATATGAagggaaaggtcaaaggtgtCCAAGCTAGACTTCTGAAAAAAAATCCAAGAGCTTTATTCGTCCCGTGCGGAGCACATACTTTAAATCTTGTTGTTGCGGATGCAGCAAAAAGTTCTACGGATGCACTCAGTTATTTTGGCTACCTACAAAGAATTTTTACACTATTCTCTGCCTCCACACAAAGGTGGGCCATCCTAAAGCACCACGTCCAAACAACTGTGAAATCCTGGTCAGATACAAGATGGGAAAGTCGAATTAGCAGTGTGCAGGCTGTGAGATTCCAGACAGCGGAGGTGAGGGATGCCCTTCTTGAGGTCAGGGAGAAAGCCACTGACTCAATGGTAATAACTGAAGCACAGTCTTTGGCTGAAGAAGTTGGGTCATACCGCTTCACCATTTGTAGCATTGTGTGGTATGACATGCTGGCCAAAATACATCATGTCAGCAAAGCATTGCAGTCTGTGTCAATGCAGCTGGATGTGGCTCTGAATCTCCTGAGGAAAACAGTAGACTCTCTGGTGAGCTATAGAAGCACTGGGTTCGCTTCTGCTCAGGTATCCGCAAGAGATCTCTGTGAGGAGATCAATGTGGACACCGTCCTAAAGCAGAAGAGGctgagaaaaacaaagagacagtTCTCTTATGAATCCCCTGATGAGCCAGAAGGAGACGCACTTAAGAAATTAGAAATTTCCTTCTTCAATGTTATTGTCGATGCGTCGGTAACATCACTGCAAGAACGCTTCAAGCTTTTGGGTGATGTTCAGGACAAGTTTGGAGTGTTAATTAACTTCCCTAATTTGACAGAGGAAGAACTCGCCCAGGAGTGCGAAACCCTCAGCAACACTCTGAGCCAAGGTGACCATAAAGACTTTGACGGGAGGGAACTGGCACTTGAGTTGAACAATTTCCAAGCATTGCCAAAAGCCGGCATGACGACAATGGAAATTCTAAATCACTTAAAAGAGAAGAAACTTGAAGAAGTTTTCCCAAATATGTGGGTGGCCCTAAGAATTGCTGTCACATTACCTGTGACTGTAGCTTCTGCTGAAAGAAGCTTCTCAAAATTAAAATTACTGAAGACCTACCTAAGGTCAACGATGAGTCAAGAACGCCTCAATGGGCTTGCACTGATGAGCGTCAACCAAGAGGTCTCAAGTCAGATATCATTTGATGATACCATCAACACATTTGCCATTAGGAAGTCTAGAATTGTCAAATTCTAA